A stretch of DNA from Phenylobacterium koreense:
TGGATCCCCGCCTGCGCGGGGACGAGCGGAAAAGGATTCAAAGCTTGAGCCCAGGCAGGCCCATGCCCGCCAGCGGGCCGGCGGCCTCGCGCATCAGTTCGGCCTGCTGGGCGTCCAGCTTGCGCTTGGCGTCGGCGTGGGCGGCGACGATCAGGTCGGAGATCACCTCGCCCTCGCCCGGAGCCAACAGGCTTTCGTCCATCTCCACGCTGGCGAGGTCGCCCGTACCTTTCAGGGTCACCCTCACCATGCCGCCGCCGGAGGTGCCTTCGACCACCAGTTCGGCAATCCGCGCCTGGGCGTCGGCCAGCTTCTGCTGCATGGCCTGGGCCTGCTTCATGATGGAGCCAAGGTCTTTCATCGCGGTCTCACTCGTCGTCTTCTTCGTCTTCCGGCGGCTCGGCGGCTGGTGACGTCTCCGGCAACGGGATGTTGCGGATGCTGAGGATCTCAGTCCCCGGGAAGGCCTGCATGATGGCGGTCACGAAAGGATCGGCCTCGACCTCGGCGCGGACTTCCAGCGCCTCGCGCTTCTGGCGCTCCCAGGCGCTCTCGGCCCCGCCGCCGCCGCGGGCGGCCACCAGCCAAGGCTGGCCGGTCCATTCCTTCAGCCGGCCGACCAAGCGCTGGGCCAGGTTGTTCGGCGCGCCCGGGGCCGGTTCGTATTCGATCGCGCCCTGGCGGAAGCTGATCGGCCGGACGTAGCGCTCCACGTCGAGCTGCAGGACGATGTCCCGCTTGGCCTTGATCAGGTTCATCACGTCGGCGAAGGACTGCAGGGTGGGCGCAGCCTCCCCCTGCGGCTGGGCGACCGCCATCGGACGGGCCTGGGCGCTGACGCCGCCGCCCATGCTGGCGACCGCGCCGCCGCCTCCGCCACCGCCGCCGCTCGGGCCTGGGACGCCGGGAATCGGCTCGCCGGACTGCAGGCGCCTGAGGGCCTCTTCCGGTCCCGGGAGATCGGCCGCATAGGCGAGGCGGATCAGCGCCATGTCGCAGGCCGCGGCGGCGTCGGGCGCGCGGCGGACTTCCTCATGCGCCTTCAGCAGCAATTGCCAGATGCGCGACAGGCTGCCGGCCGAGACCGAGGCCCCGATCGCCGCCAGGCGGGCCGCCTGCTCCTTGGGCAGGGTCAGGGCCTGGACCCCGATCGCCTTGGCGACCGAGGCGCCGTGGGTGTGGTCCATCAGGTCGAGCATGACCTGGCCCGGCTCGGCGCCGAAATTGTAGAGCGTGCGGAAGGTCTCGACCGCAGGCCCCGCCTGCCCGCGCATGACCTGCTCGAACAGGCTGATGGTCTGGGCGCGGTCGGCCAGCCCCAGCATGTCGCGGATGGAGGCGGCGGTGACCGTCTCGCCGGCCTGGGCCTGGACGATGGCC
This window harbors:
- a CDS encoding YbaB/EbfC family nucleoid-associated protein; amino-acid sequence: MKDLGSIMKQAQAMQQKLADAQARIAELVVEGTSGGGMVRVTLKGTGDLASVEMDESLLAPGEGEVISDLIVAAHADAKRKLDAQQAELMREAAGPLAGMGLPGLKL
- a CDS encoding DNA polymerase III subunit gamma/tau, encoding MAEDEAPETLERDPNTSDMFGEPAAPPAAPAEESAAYTVIARKYRPRTFDDLYGQEAMVRTLRNAFASGRIAHAFMLTGVRGVGKTTTARLLARALNYDTDTVHEPSLDLSQEGRHCRAIIEGRHMDVLELDAASRTGVNDMRELLDGVRYAPVEARYKVYIIDEVHMLSTGAFNALLKTLEEPPPHAKFIFATTEIRKVPVTILSRCQRFDLRRVEPDVIVKNLDMIAGKEGARVEAEGMLLIARAAEGSMRDAQSMLDQAIVQAQAGETVTAASIRDMLGLADRAQTISLFEQVMRGQAGPAVETFRTLYNFGAEPGQVMLDLMDHTHGASVAKAIGVQALTLPKEQAARLAAIGASVSAGSLSRIWQLLLKAHEEVRRAPDAAAACDMALIRLAYAADLPGPEEALRRLQSGEPIPGVPGPSGGGGGGGGAVASMGGGVSAQARPMAVAQPQGEAAPTLQSFADVMNLIKAKRDIVLQLDVERYVRPISFRQGAIEYEPAPGAPNNLAQRLVGRLKEWTGQPWLVAARGGGGAESAWERQKREALEVRAEVEADPFVTAIMQAFPGTEILSIRNIPLPETSPAAEPPEDEEDDE